In the Streptomyces sp. f51 genome, one interval contains:
- a CDS encoding APC family permease, protein MSSPSVPPPAPLPPLGPGATDKGLKGGALGLFSSTVIGLASTAPAYSLAATLGVIVGIVGFQSPIVVILAFVPMFLIAYGYKELNRADPDCGTTFTWASRAFGPRTGWLGGWGIVAADIIVMANLAQIAGAYGFQLIGADGLAQNTFWVTFVGVVWIALMTLICYIGIELSANLQKALLTIEIVVLFLLAITALVKVYGGSAPGSSSEISWSWFNPFEINSFDDLTKSILAGVFIYWGWDTAVSVNEETVDRDRTPGRAAVISTVILLLVYVLVTTSAQAFAGVGDKGIGLGNPDNSGDVLSSLGAEVFGSGGWGTVATKLLIVMVLTSAAASTQTTILPTARTTLSMAAFKAIPQRFARIHPRFLTPTWSTVGMGLASAVFYVILTRVSENVLADSIGSVGLMIAFYYGLTGFACVWYYRKVLTRSPRDLWTRGIMPGLGGLMLFYFFVNACIVYAAADYGSTSWTLPFPPHWQLGGVFVTGIGALLLGAVLMLAYNAFRPSFFHKETIPVSAHDPSGH, encoded by the coding sequence ATGAGCTCACCATCCGTACCGCCGCCCGCGCCACTGCCCCCGTTGGGCCCCGGCGCCACGGACAAGGGTCTCAAGGGCGGCGCCCTGGGCCTGTTCTCCAGCACGGTGATCGGGCTGGCCTCGACGGCTCCCGCCTACAGCCTCGCGGCGACCCTCGGCGTCATCGTCGGGATCGTGGGCTTCCAGTCACCGATCGTGGTCATCCTCGCGTTCGTCCCGATGTTCCTCATCGCCTACGGCTACAAGGAACTGAACCGGGCCGACCCCGACTGCGGCACCACGTTCACCTGGGCGTCCCGGGCCTTCGGCCCCCGTACCGGCTGGCTGGGCGGCTGGGGCATCGTCGCGGCCGACATCATCGTGATGGCCAATCTGGCCCAGATCGCCGGCGCGTACGGCTTCCAGCTCATCGGCGCGGACGGACTGGCGCAGAACACCTTCTGGGTCACCTTCGTCGGCGTCGTGTGGATCGCCCTGATGACGCTGATCTGCTACATCGGCATCGAGCTGTCCGCGAACCTCCAGAAGGCGCTGCTCACCATCGAGATCGTGGTGCTGTTCCTGCTGGCGATCACCGCGCTGGTCAAGGTGTACGGAGGGTCGGCACCGGGCTCGTCGTCGGAGATCTCGTGGTCGTGGTTCAACCCCTTCGAGATCAACTCGTTCGACGACCTGACCAAGAGCATCCTCGCCGGTGTGTTCATCTACTGGGGCTGGGACACGGCGGTGTCCGTGAATGAGGAGACCGTCGACCGCGACCGCACGCCCGGCCGCGCGGCCGTCATCTCGACGGTCATCCTGCTGCTCGTCTACGTCCTGGTCACCACGTCCGCGCAGGCCTTCGCGGGCGTCGGCGACAAGGGCATCGGCCTGGGCAACCCGGACAACTCCGGAGACGTCCTCTCCAGTCTCGGTGCCGAGGTCTTCGGCAGCGGGGGCTGGGGCACGGTCGCCACCAAGCTCCTGATCGTCATGGTCCTCACCTCGGCGGCGGCCTCCACCCAGACGACGATCCTCCCGACGGCCCGTACGACCCTGTCCATGGCGGCGTTCAAGGCCATCCCGCAGCGCTTCGCCCGTATCCACCCCCGGTTCCTGACCCCGACCTGGTCCACCGTGGGCATGGGGCTGGCCTCGGCCGTCTTCTACGTCATCCTGACCCGGGTCAGCGAGAACGTCCTGGCCGACTCCATCGGCTCCGTCGGCCTGATGATCGCCTTCTACTACGGGCTCACGGGCTTCGCCTGCGTCTGGTATTACCGCAAGGTCCTCACGCGCAGCCCGCGCGACCTGTGGACGCGCGGGATCATGCCGGGCCTGGGCGGTCTGATGCTGTTCTACTTCTTCGTCAACGCCTGCATCGTGTACGCCGCCGCCGACTACGGCAGCACGTCGTGGACCCTGCCGTTCCCGCCGCACTGGCAGCTCGGCGGCGTCTTCGTCACCGGCATCGGCGCCCTCCTCCTCGGAGCCGTCCTGATGCTCGCGTACAACGCCTTCCGCCCGTCCTTCTTCCACAAGGAGACGATCCCGGTCTCGGCCCACGACCCGAGCGGCCACTGA
- a CDS encoding alpha/beta hydrolase: MHMRRTTRPIRPLRASGVLLAAAALLISACSSSGSSTTKAATTEAVLTALPRATPSALAPYYEQKLNWRSCGVPGFECATMKAPLDYDKPGSGDVRLAVSRKKATGPGKRLGSLLVNPGGPGGSAVGYLQSYAGIGYPADVRARYDMVAVDPRGVARSEPVECLNGRAMDAFTQTDTTPDNGRETDQLVAAYKKFAEGCGAHSPELLRHVSTVEAARDMDILRAVLGDRKLTYVGASYGTFLGATYAGLYPDRVGRLVLDGALDPSLNARKLNEEQTAGFETAFQSFAKDCVRHSDCPLGDAGTSPDEVGRNLKAFFQQLDKQPIPTGDPDGRKLGEALATTGVIAAMYDETAWPQLRDALTSAMKKNDGAGLLALSDSYYERDADGRYANLMSANAAVNCLDLPPAFSGPDQVEQSLPAFEKASPVFGEGLAWASLNCAYWPVRNTGEPHRIEAKGAAPILVVGTTRDPATPYPWAQSLASQLSSGTLLTYVGDGHTAYGRGSSCIDSAINGYLLQGMPPEKGKRCS; encoded by the coding sequence ATGCACATGAGGCGCACCACACGGCCGATCCGACCCCTCCGTGCGAGCGGCGTGCTGCTGGCCGCCGCGGCGCTGCTCATCTCCGCCTGCTCCTCCTCGGGGAGTTCCACGACGAAGGCCGCGACGACCGAGGCGGTGCTCACCGCGCTGCCACGCGCCACCCCGTCGGCGCTGGCGCCGTACTACGAGCAGAAGCTGAACTGGCGCAGCTGCGGTGTCCCCGGCTTCGAGTGCGCCACGATGAAGGCCCCGCTCGACTACGACAAGCCCGGCTCGGGCGACGTCAGGCTGGCGGTCTCGCGCAAGAAGGCCACGGGACCCGGCAAGCGGCTCGGTTCGCTGCTCGTCAATCCGGGAGGGCCGGGCGGTTCGGCGGTCGGTTACCTCCAGTCGTACGCGGGAATCGGCTATCCGGCGGACGTCCGTGCCCGCTACGACATGGTCGCGGTCGACCCGCGAGGGGTGGCCCGCAGCGAGCCGGTCGAGTGCCTCAACGGTCGCGCGATGGACGCGTTCACGCAGACGGACACCACGCCGGACAACGGCCGGGAGACGGATCAGCTCGTCGCGGCGTACAAGAAGTTCGCCGAGGGCTGCGGCGCGCACTCGCCCGAGCTGCTCCGGCACGTCTCCACGGTCGAGGCGGCCCGTGACATGGACATCCTGCGGGCGGTGCTGGGAGACCGGAAGCTGACGTACGTGGGGGCGTCGTACGGGACGTTCCTGGGGGCGACGTACGCGGGGCTGTACCCGGACCGGGTGGGCCGGCTGGTGCTGGACGGCGCCCTCGACCCGTCCCTGAACGCGCGCAAGCTCAACGAGGAGCAGACGGCCGGGTTCGAGACGGCGTTCCAGTCCTTCGCGAAGGACTGTGTGCGGCACAGCGACTGCCCGCTGGGCGACGCGGGCACGAGCCCGGACGAGGTGGGCCGGAATCTGAAGGCGTTCTTCCAGCAGCTGGACAAGCAGCCGATCCCGACGGGGGACCCGGACGGCCGCAAGCTGGGAGAGGCGCTCGCGACGACCGGGGTCATCGCGGCGATGTACGACGAGACGGCGTGGCCGCAGCTGCGGGACGCACTCACCTCCGCGATGAAGAAGAACGACGGGGCGGGCCTGCTCGCCCTCTCCGACAGCTACTACGAGCGGGACGCCGACGGCCGGTACGCGAACCTGATGTCCGCCAACGCCGCCGTGAACTGCCTCGACCTGCCTCCCGCCTTCTCCGGCCCCGACCAGGTGGAGCAGTCGCTCCCGGCCTTCGAGAAGGCGTCCCCCGTCTTCGGCGAGGGCCTGGCCTGGGCCTCGCTGAACTGTGCGTACTGGCCCGTCAGGAACACCGGCGAGCCCCACCGCATCGAGGCGAAGGGAGCGGCGCCGATCCTGGTCGTGGGCACGACCCGGGACCCGGCGACCCCGTACCCCTGGGCGCAGTCCCTGGCCTCCCAGCTCTCCTCCGGCACCCTCCTGACGTACGTCGGCGACGGCCACACCGCCTACGGGCGCGGCAGCAGCTGCATCGACTCCGCGATCAACGGCTACCTCCTCCAGGGCATGCCTCCGGAGAAGGGAAAGCGCTGCTCATAG
- a CDS encoding bifunctional 3'-5' exonuclease/DNA polymerase, translating to MTERWALAPAEDGGAEIAALGPDGLPAGEVRREADLAEAVRTRPHVSRWVWRSTADVYPRLLATGVRVERCYDVEAAETLLLGHEGRLGEPRSAAAALARLRGGPVPPDPPQRSAEPGSQSSLFEPGPVRLPLADLLAVYADQQRRHEATAHPERMRLLTAAESAGMLVAAEMNRAGLPWSADVHRDVLRELLGDRYTGGGEPRRLAELTEEVSAAFGRRVRPDLPADVVKAFAQAGIKVKSTRRWEIESIDHPAVKPLLAYKKLYRIWVAHGWSWLQDWVRDGRFRPEYLPGGTVTGRWVTNGGGALQIPKVIRRAVVADAGWRLVVADADQMEPRVLAAISRDPGLMEVAGRESDLYQSVSDRAFSGDRDQAKIAVLGAVYGQTSGDGLKNLALLRRRFPKAVAYVDDAARAGEEGRLVRTWLGRTCPPAAGSGAGTGEEAGMPQDEPVDTGGDQGWVPGYASSDSRARGRFARNFVVQGSAADWALLMLAALRRTCSGLAAELVFFQHDEVMVHCPAEEAETVVAAIRDAAELAGRLTFGETPVRFPFTTAVVRCYADAK from the coding sequence ATGACCGAGCGCTGGGCTCTCGCGCCGGCCGAGGACGGTGGCGCCGAGATCGCCGCCCTCGGCCCGGACGGGCTGCCCGCGGGAGAGGTCCGCCGGGAGGCGGACCTCGCGGAAGCCGTACGGACCCGGCCGCACGTGAGCCGGTGGGTATGGCGGTCGACGGCCGACGTCTATCCGCGTCTGCTCGCCACGGGGGTGCGAGTGGAGCGGTGTTACGACGTGGAGGCCGCCGAGACCCTGCTGCTCGGGCACGAGGGGCGGCTCGGCGAGCCCCGGTCGGCGGCCGCCGCGCTCGCGAGACTGCGCGGCGGCCCCGTACCACCGGACCCGCCCCAGCGGTCCGCCGAACCCGGCTCGCAGTCCTCCCTCTTCGAACCCGGCCCCGTGCGCCTGCCGCTGGCGGACCTCCTCGCGGTGTACGCCGACCAGCAGCGCCGCCACGAAGCCACCGCGCACCCGGAGCGGATGCGGTTGCTGACGGCCGCGGAGTCCGCGGGGATGCTGGTCGCCGCCGAGATGAACCGGGCGGGGCTGCCGTGGAGCGCGGACGTCCACCGGGACGTGCTGCGCGAACTGCTGGGCGACCGGTACACCGGAGGCGGTGAGCCCCGGCGCCTGGCCGAGCTCACCGAGGAGGTGTCCGCTGCCTTCGGAAGACGGGTCAGGCCCGACCTGCCCGCCGACGTCGTCAAGGCGTTCGCGCAGGCCGGGATCAAGGTCAAATCCACCCGGCGGTGGGAGATCGAGTCGATCGACCATCCCGCCGTGAAGCCGCTGCTCGCCTACAAGAAGCTGTACCGCATCTGGGTCGCCCACGGCTGGTCCTGGCTCCAGGACTGGGTGCGCGACGGGCGGTTCCGGCCCGAGTACCTGCCGGGCGGGACCGTCACCGGGCGCTGGGTGACGAACGGCGGCGGCGCGCTCCAGATCCCCAAGGTGATCCGGCGTGCCGTGGTCGCCGACGCCGGCTGGCGGCTGGTCGTGGCCGACGCCGACCAGATGGAGCCGCGCGTGCTCGCGGCCATCTCCCGCGACCCCGGCCTCATGGAGGTCGCGGGCCGGGAGAGCGACCTGTACCAATCGGTGTCGGACCGGGCGTTCTCCGGCGACCGGGACCAGGCCAAGATCGCCGTGCTCGGCGCCGTCTACGGCCAGACGTCCGGCGACGGGCTGAAGAACCTCGCCCTGCTCCGCCGCCGTTTCCCCAAGGCGGTGGCCTACGTCGACGACGCGGCCCGGGCCGGCGAGGAAGGGCGCCTCGTGCGGACCTGGCTGGGGCGGACCTGTCCCCCGGCGGCCGGTTCGGGCGCGGGCACCGGGGAGGAGGCGGGCATGCCGCAGGACGAGCCCGTCGACACGGGCGGCGACCAGGGCTGGGTGCCGGGATACGCGTCCTCCGACTCCCGCGCCCGCGGCCGGTTCGCGCGCAACTTCGTCGTCCAGGGCAGCGCCGCCGACTGGGCCCTGCTCATGCTGGCGGCACTGCGCCGCACCTGCTCCGGCCTCGCCGCCGAGCTCGTCTTCTTCCAGCACGACGAGGTGATGGTGCACTGCCCCGCCGAGGAGGCGGAGACCGTGGTGGCCGCCATCCGTGACGCGGCCGAACTCGCCGGCCGGCTCACCTTCGGGGAGACACCGGTGAGATTTCCGTTCACGACGGCGGTCGTCCGGTGCTACGCGGACGCGAAATGA
- a CDS encoding Clp protease N-terminal domain-containing protein: MTTNSPGKASVRLDDLIEAIKKVHTDALDQLQDAVIAADHLGDVADHLIGHFVDQARRSGASWTDIGRSMGVTRQAAQKRFVPKAEADLDPSQGFGRYTPRARSTVMAAHNSAKAAGNTEGLPEHLVLGLLSEEEGLAAKAITAQGVTLDAVRETALAALPPAADEVPELVPYGPAAKKVLELTFREALRLGHNYVGTEHILLALLEFENGEGVLSGLGIDKTATEAYLARVLEVVAGTGQQTDQ; this comes from the coding sequence ATGACGACGAACTCACCGGGCAAGGCATCCGTACGCCTCGACGACCTCATCGAGGCCATCAAGAAAGTGCACACCGACGCGCTCGACCAGCTCCAGGACGCGGTCATCGCGGCAGATCACCTGGGTGACGTGGCCGACCACCTGATCGGGCACTTCGTGGATCAGGCACGCCGGTCAGGAGCGTCCTGGACCGACATCGGCAGGAGCATGGGCGTCACCCGGCAGGCGGCGCAGAAGCGGTTCGTGCCGAAGGCGGAGGCGGACCTCGACCCCAGCCAGGGCTTCGGCCGCTACACGCCCCGCGCCCGGAGCACGGTCATGGCCGCGCACAACAGCGCGAAGGCCGCGGGCAACACGGAGGGACTGCCCGAGCACCTCGTCCTCGGCCTCCTGTCCGAGGAGGAGGGGCTCGCCGCGAAGGCGATCACCGCACAGGGCGTGACCCTGGACGCCGTCCGGGAGACGGCCCTCGCCGCACTCCCGCCCGCCGCCGACGAGGTCCCCGAACTGGTCCCGTACGGACCGGCGGCCAAGAAGGTCCTGGAGCTCACCTTCCGCGAGGCCCTGCGTCTCGGCCACAACTACGTCGGCACCGAGCACATCCTGCTGGCCCTGCTGGAGTTCGAGAACGGCGAAGGCGTTCTCAGCGGCCTCGGCATCGACAAGACCGCGACGGAGGCCTACCTCGCGCGCGTGCTGGAGGTCGTCGCGGGGACCGGACAGCAGACGGACCAGTAG
- a CDS encoding BTAD domain-containing putative transcriptional regulator: MRNELRFGLLGPPVLYDAHGEVGSIGSRKTRALLAALLLEPGRVVSVEVLKDALWGGAPPASAHASLQNHVTRLRRLLDDPERLRAVPPGYVLRVGEGELDVRVFERHAALARDAHAERDWERALRESAAALALWRGAPLGGLPPETGGHALVQRLEEARLLVLEWGYEAELGLDPTASRLDRLAPELAARTAEYPLRESFHRLLMLVLHRAGRQAEALAVHRDLRARLLDELGVEPGPAVRRAHLEILREDDGTPGEFRADETASGGGAPGTGDAGWIPGEAPDRRRGGDRRRQARDRNNDVDGTRAWGRGGAWNDGREGANAGGDGSARRDEGVGGGDGIGRGGNGDDGDRRRHGRVDRDRVAARDITTPDRAGKGGRDGSSSRDGNLGDDGAAGRDSGMGRGGGAGRHGNSVRDGSVGQNGPAGRNSDGGQAGRSGRDGAFDRDENADLDADADLDADAGRDADRGRNGDARQAGDRGRDGDARHDADRGRDGDARHDADRGRDGDARHDADRGRDRDARQDDDRGRGGDAGRDGGGGPVQADGGAVEPEVGSARAERDTASPPRPAQLPPPPAHFTGREDVRDRLLRILNPEHSLRLTHPQDLTPAAHPDGASDSRASADAPAGAPARPATGMPRVAVISGMAGVGKSALALHVAHGLRERFTDGQLYVNLHGATPGMTPLTAGQALAALLRDLGAEPRRIPEHPDAAAALLRSMLAPTRTLMVLDDAAHAAQVRPLLPAGPGCAVIVTSRSPLATLDGADRFPLAPLTDEDSAALLRAISGRREGLDGGHPLVELTGRLPLALRVVAARLAARRALTPDVLAGQLAATEGRLHHLEYDDLSVRRSLAVAHDALRASEREADQDAALALCRIGALDLPAYGAALVARLTGTDERRAEAALDRLVDVALLEETAYGRYAPHDLVRDFAREIAGAAECVLGTGVMGAGAGVPAAGAVPGAAPGAGGAAALAGDDGRIPVAVAERALRWYAGVAARSLEALLEPGLDREDRSRPTASQPAGHAADVAATPPFCSAREAFAWGDTELANVVALAERYAHTSPYFPLLARLLNPYVQRSGRVAELEVLQRAALAAARLLGDEAAEAYALGDLGGLHFMTGRVGEALTLNDDALAIWRRLGVRSCQRRALNNRGMLLESLGRHAESGEALLQSLQFSRELGDPHMEAITYSHLGNLYEHTDPRAAIDHHKRSLAIGDAVQDVIIRHSAHCNIGYAHLTLGEPAAAVPHFEESLRILGGHGDWHGESQTRLGLVRALRGVGQWERAVRECDLLRCRADRRADGYTGGLARHQAGLLLRERGDIEAARREWASALEALEDTDSPVTGELRELLAR; encoded by the coding sequence ATGCGGAACGAGCTGCGGTTCGGACTGCTGGGGCCGCCGGTCCTGTACGACGCCCATGGCGAGGTCGGCTCGATCGGCAGCCGCAAGACGCGTGCCCTGCTGGCCGCGCTGCTCCTCGAACCGGGCCGGGTCGTCTCGGTCGAGGTGCTCAAGGACGCGCTGTGGGGCGGGGCGCCGCCCGCCTCCGCCCATGCCTCCCTCCAGAACCACGTGACCCGGCTGCGCCGACTCCTCGACGATCCGGAACGCCTGCGCGCGGTACCGCCGGGGTACGTCCTGCGGGTCGGCGAGGGCGAGTTGGACGTCCGCGTCTTCGAGCGGCACGCCGCCCTCGCGCGCGACGCGCACGCCGAGCGCGACTGGGAGCGGGCGCTGCGTGAGTCCGCCGCCGCGCTCGCGCTGTGGCGGGGCGCCCCGCTCGGCGGCCTGCCGCCGGAGACCGGCGGACACGCCCTCGTCCAGCGTCTGGAGGAGGCCCGGCTGCTCGTTCTGGAGTGGGGGTACGAGGCGGAGCTGGGCCTCGACCCGACCGCCTCCCGGCTCGACCGGCTGGCGCCGGAGCTGGCGGCCCGTACGGCCGAGTATCCGCTCCGCGAGTCGTTCCACCGGCTTCTGATGCTCGTCCTGCACCGCGCAGGACGCCAGGCCGAGGCGCTCGCCGTCCACCGAGACCTGCGGGCCCGCCTGCTCGACGAACTCGGCGTCGAGCCGGGCCCCGCCGTGCGCAGGGCCCACCTGGAGATCCTGCGGGAGGACGACGGGACCCCGGGGGAGTTTCGTGCCGACGAGACGGCTTCTGGCGGGGGCGCCCCGGGCACCGGAGACGCGGGCTGGATCCCGGGTGAGGCGCCGGACCGCAGACGGGGCGGCGACCGACGCAGGCAGGCCCGGGACCGGAACAACGACGTTGACGGGACCCGGGCTTGGGGCCGGGGCGGCGCCTGGAACGACGGTCGGGAGGGCGCGAACGCCGGTGGGGACGGGAGTGCCCGCCGGGACGAGGGGGTCGGCGGGGGCGACGGTATCGGCCGGGGCGGGAACGGCGACGACGGCGACAGGCGCCGGCACGGCCGTGTTGACCGTGACAGGGTCGCGGCCCGGGACATCACCACCCCCGACCGGGCGGGCAAGGGTGGTCGCGACGGCAGCAGCAGCCGGGACGGAAACCTCGGTGACGACGGCGCTGCCGGCCGCGACAGCGGCATGGGGCGCGGCGGGGGCGCCGGTCGTCACGGGAACAGCGTTCGTGACGGCAGCGTCGGCCAGAACGGCCCCGCCGGCCGGAACAGCGACGGCGGCCAGGCCGGCCGCAGTGGCCGGGACGGGGCCTTCGACCGGGACGAGAACGCCGACCTCGACGCGGACGCCGACCTCGACGCGGACGCCGGTAGGGACGCGGACCGTGGTCGAAACGGGGATGCCCGGCAGGCCGGAGACCGTGGTCGGGACGGGGATGCCCGCCATGACGCGGACCGTGGCCGGGACGGGGATGCCCGCCATGACGCCGATCGTGGTCGGGACGGGGATGCCCGCCATGACGCCGACCGTGGCCGAGACCGGGATGCCCGGCAGGACGACGACCGTGGCCGGGGCGGGGATGCCGGTCGGGACGGAGGCGGCGGTCCGGTGCAGGCCGACGGTGGGGCCGTGGAGCCCGAGGTCGGTTCCGCCCGCGCCGAACGGGACACCGCCTCACCGCCCAGGCCCGCCCAACTCCCGCCACCCCCGGCACACTTCACCGGACGTGAGGACGTCCGCGACCGGCTGCTCCGGATCCTGAACCCGGAGCACTCCCTGCGCCTCACGCACCCACAGGACCTGACGCCCGCGGCGCACCCGGACGGCGCATCCGACAGCAGGGCCTCCGCGGACGCGCCCGCCGGCGCACCCGCCCGTCCCGCCACCGGCATGCCCCGGGTGGCGGTGATCAGCGGGATGGCCGGCGTCGGCAAGAGCGCGCTCGCACTCCATGTCGCCCACGGGCTGCGGGAACGATTCACCGACGGCCAGCTGTACGTGAACCTGCACGGCGCCACCCCCGGCATGACCCCGCTCACCGCCGGTCAGGCCCTCGCCGCGCTCCTGCGCGACCTGGGGGCCGAACCCCGGCGGATCCCCGAACACCCCGACGCGGCGGCGGCGTTGCTCCGGTCGATGCTCGCCCCCACCCGCACCCTCATGGTGCTGGACGACGCGGCGCACGCCGCCCAGGTGCGGCCGCTGCTGCCGGCCGGCCCCGGCTGCGCGGTGATCGTGACGAGCCGCTCGCCGCTCGCGACCCTCGACGGCGCCGACCGCTTTCCGCTCGCGCCGCTGACGGACGAGGACAGCGCGGCCCTGCTCCGCGCGATCTCCGGCCGCCGGGAGGGACTCGACGGAGGCCACCCCCTCGTCGAACTCACCGGCCGGCTGCCGCTGGCCCTCCGGGTCGTCGCGGCCCGTCTCGCCGCCCGCCGCGCCCTGACCCCCGACGTTCTCGCCGGTCAACTGGCCGCGACAGAAGGCCGGTTGCACCATCTGGAGTACGACGACCTGAGCGTGCGCCGTTCGCTCGCCGTCGCGCACGACGCGCTGCGGGCCTCCGAGCGGGAGGCCGATCAGGACGCGGCGCTCGCCCTGTGCCGTATCGGCGCGCTCGATCTGCCCGCCTACGGAGCCGCCCTCGTCGCCCGTCTCACCGGCACCGACGAGCGCCGCGCCGAGGCCGCGCTCGACCGCCTCGTCGACGTCGCCCTCCTGGAGGAGACCGCGTACGGGCGGTACGCGCCGCACGATCTCGTACGCGACTTCGCCCGGGAGATCGCGGGCGCAGCGGAGTGCGTCCTCGGGACCGGGGTGATGGGGGCCGGTGCGGGCGTTCCGGCCGCCGGAGCCGTTCCCGGAGCCGCTCCCGGAGCCGGTGGAGCCGCCGCCCTCGCCGGCGACGACGGTCGGATACCCGTGGCCGTCGCCGAGCGCGCCCTGCGTTGGTACGCCGGTGTCGCCGCCCGTTCCCTGGAGGCGCTCCTCGAACCCGGTCTCGACCGGGAGGACCGCAGTCGGCCGACCGCCTCGCAGCCGGCGGGGCACGCGGCGGACGTGGCGGCCACGCCCCCGTTCTGCTCCGCGCGGGAGGCCTTCGCCTGGGGCGACACGGAGCTGGCGAACGTGGTCGCGCTGGCCGAGCGGTACGCGCACACCTCCCCGTACTTCCCCCTGCTGGCCCGCCTGCTCAACCCGTACGTCCAACGAAGCGGCCGGGTGGCCGAGTTGGAGGTCCTCCAGCGGGCGGCGCTCGCGGCGGCGCGACTGCTCGGCGACGAGGCGGCCGAGGCGTACGCGCTCGGCGACCTCGGAGGACTGCACTTCATGACGGGCCGGGTGGGCGAGGCGCTGACCCTGAACGACGACGCGCTCGCGATCTGGCGCCGCCTCGGAGTGCGCTCCTGCCAGCGGCGGGCCCTGAACAACCGGGGCATGCTCCTCGAATCCCTCGGCCGTCACGCGGAGTCGGGAGAGGCGCTCCTCCAAAGTCTCCAGTTCTCGCGGGAGTTGGGCGACCCGCACATGGAGGCCATCACCTACAGCCACCTCGGCAACCTGTACGAGCACACCGACCCGAGGGCCGCCATCGACCACCACAAGCGCAGTCTCGCCATCGGCGACGCCGTGCAGGACGTGATCATCCGGCACTCCGCGCACTGCAACATCGGCTACGCCCATCTGACGCTCGGTGAACCGGCCGCCGCCGTACCCCACTTCGAGGAGAGCCTGCGCATTCTCGGCGGCCACGGCGACTGGCACGGCGAGTCGCAGACCAGGCTCGGTCTGGTGCGGGCCCTGCGCGGTGTCGGTCAGTGGGAGCGGGCCGTGCGTGAGTGCGATCTGCTGCGGTGCCGTGCCGACCGCCGCGCGGACGGCTACACCGGAGGCCTCGCCCGACACCAGGCGGGCCTGCTGCTGCGGGAACGCGGTGACATCGAAGCGGCCCGCCGGGAGTGGGCGTCCGCCCTGGAGGCCCTGGAGGACACGGACAGCCCGGTGACCGGCGAACTGCGCGAGCTGCTGGCACGATAG
- a CDS encoding glycosyltransferase: MGVVSQAEEGPRIAVAVVTMGNRPVEVDALLTSVAKQDVAPARIVIIGNGCPLPEFAERLGLPGEVTTIEVEDNLGCPGGRNVGLSRLREFGDVDVVVELDDDGLLVDADVLRKVRDLYASRPRLGIVGFRIADENGETQRRHVPRVGAKDPMRGGPVTGFLGGGHALSMPMLAETGDWPAEFFFAHEETDLAWRAIDGGWTVLYEPELLLQHPKTSPARHAIYYRVTARNRVWLTRRRLPLALIPVHLGIWIVLTLLRTRSVGGLRAWFGGFAEGLRKSGGERRPMRWRTVWRLTRLGRPPVI, translated from the coding sequence GTGGGTGTCGTGTCACAGGCGGAGGAGGGGCCACGGATCGCCGTAGCCGTGGTGACCATGGGCAACCGGCCCGTCGAGGTCGACGCGCTGCTCACCTCCGTGGCCAAACAGGACGTGGCGCCGGCCCGCATCGTGATCATCGGCAACGGCTGTCCGCTGCCCGAGTTCGCCGAACGCCTCGGTCTGCCGGGCGAGGTGACCACGATCGAGGTGGAGGACAACCTCGGCTGCCCCGGTGGCCGGAATGTCGGCCTGAGCCGGCTGCGTGAGTTCGGGGACGTGGACGTGGTCGTCGAACTCGACGACGACGGGCTCCTCGTGGACGCCGACGTGCTGCGCAAGGTGCGGGATCTGTACGCGTCCCGGCCGCGGCTCGGCATCGTCGGCTTCCGCATCGCCGACGAGAACGGGGAGACCCAGCGCCGCCATGTGCCGAGGGTCGGGGCCAAGGACCCGATGCGCGGCGGACCGGTCACCGGCTTCCTCGGGGGCGGGCACGCGCTGTCCATGCCGATGCTCGCCGAGACGGGGGACTGGCCCGCCGAGTTCTTCTTCGCGCACGAGGAGACCGACCTCGCCTGGCGGGCGATCGACGGCGGCTGGACCGTGCTGTACGAGCCCGAACTGCTCCTCCAGCACCCGAAGACCTCGCCCGCCCGGCACGCCATCTACTACCGCGTGACCGCCCGCAACCGGGTCTGGCTCACCCGCCGCAGGCTGCCCCTCGCGCTGATTCCCGTGCACCTGGGCATCTGGATCGTGCTCACACTCCTGCGGACGCGTTCGGTCGGCGGGCTGCGGGCCTGGTTCGGCGGCTTCGCGGAGGGGCTGCGCAAGTCCGGCGGGGAGCGGCGCCCGATGCGGTGGCGGACGGTCTGGCGACTCACCCGCCTCGGCCGCCCGCCGGTCATCTGA
- a CDS encoding DUF3052 domain-containing protein: MTGSSTAGGGYSGTPLARKIGIKAGHRVRLVHGPPDWGIPGLPEDCEIGEGGPEGAAVTVAFFREHAELAARAAGLAADLSDAAMLWIAWPRRAAGHRSDITENDLRDLFLPLGLVDVKVAALGEDWSGLKFVRRKENRSS, translated from the coding sequence ATGACGGGATCCAGCACGGCGGGCGGCGGGTACTCCGGTACTCCGCTGGCCCGGAAGATCGGCATCAAGGCGGGGCACCGGGTACGGCTGGTCCACGGGCCGCCGGACTGGGGGATTCCCGGGCTGCCCGAGGACTGCGAGATCGGCGAGGGCGGCCCGGAAGGAGCCGCCGTCACCGTCGCCTTCTTCCGCGAGCACGCGGAGCTGGCCGCGCGGGCGGCCGGGCTGGCCGCGGACCTGTCCGACGCGGCCATGCTGTGGATCGCCTGGCCCCGTCGCGCGGCCGGGCACCGCAGCGACATCACCGAGAACGATCTGCGGGACCTCTTCCTGCCCCTGGGCCTCGTCGACGTGAAGGTGGCCGCCCTGGGGGAGGACTGGTCGGGGCTGAAATTCGTCCGGCGCAAGGAGAACCGGAGCTCTTGA